The nucleotide sequence TGCTTTCGCTTCTGAATCCGGCGGCCTCCCCGCCTTCGGTGGGCTCTATCGGTATTCCTTCTTCTGATGGTACGGCTGCGCCTCCGGCACGCGATGGTCTTATGCGCTATGACGAAAACACACAGACCGTGCAAGTTTCCGTCGGCGGGCAGTGGCAGCCCATTGTCACCGGCAACACCACTGTCGGCTCTTCCAACATTGCTGACGGATCCATCGGCACCGCGGATCTGGCATCCAATTCTGTGACCGCAGCGCAAATCAGCAGCAATGCCGTCACGACGGATAAAATTCTGGATGAAGCCATTACTTCCGATAAATTGATGAACATGTCGGTGACCAACTCCAAAATTGCCGATGGCGCCATCACGTTCAATAAAATTGCCAACGGTGCCATCAGCACTTCCAAAATTGTCGATTCCGCCATCACCTCCGCTAAGATTCTGGATGGCAGTATTGTCACGGCGGATATGGCCGATTCTGCTATCACCAGTTCCAAGATCGCTGACGGTACGATTGTGACTTCTGATGTGGCTGACTCGGCCGTCACCAGTGCCAAGATTGATGATGGCACCATTGTCACTGCAGATCTGGCGAACAACGCCATCACGACAGCAAAGATTGCCGATGGCAACGTGACTGACGCGAAAATCAATTCTGTTTCTGGCAGTAAAGTCACCGGCAACATTCCCGGCAATGCGGCTGGCTTCAACGGAGCCTTAAGCGGTGACGTCACTGGCGGCCAAAGTTCCACCGTGGTCACCGCCCTGCAAGGACGCTCTATTGCGAACGTCGGGCCGGGCGCAGGCCAGGTTTTGAAATGGAATGGTTCTCAGTGGACACCACAAACAGACAATAACTCTGGTGGTACCATCACCAGTGTGGGTGCCGGCACAGGGTTGACCGGCGGTGGTTCTTCCGGAGCCGTTTCACTTGGCCTGACCAATACTGGGGTCGGTGCCGGATGGTACGGAAGCTCTACTGTCATTCCGACATTCTATGTGGATTCTCAGGGACGCATCACGGCTGTCAGCAACGTGGCAGCGGCGGCTGGTGCCGCCTGCGGAGGAACTCCCCACGGCCGAATCACCCTGGCCGTCAACTGTGGTTCCGCAGCTGTGACTCAATGTCTGAACGGTGGCAACGTTTCAATTGGCACGGTACTGGTTCCCAACGGGTGCGACGGTGACGGCGACGGTTTCTAAACGGTGAAAGCACTGACTTCTTATTATCTCATCATTTGCGTGGTCATTCTGGGGGGATACTTTCTTCCCCATGGCCACGAGCTGTTTCCAGCTCCCAAAATTCGCACATTGAATTTTCCGTCTGTGGAACAAACTTTCAATCCCGCTTTGCCGGTGCTGGCCCCCGGAGCCGTACCCCAATTCCCGGCGGCTGAAATCGTCTTGCAGGAAAATCTTTTTGCGCCCTTTGTGGTGTTACGCGACCAGGATCTTTCAGCCAAAAATCTTTCAAAATCCAACCTGAGCTTTGCAGACTTGCGTGGCGCCAACCTGAAAGGCACCAATCTTTCCCAGGCTCTGCTTTATGGAAGCCAGTTGGATGGAGCCTTGTTCGACTCTGGCACTCGCCTGCCGTTTTCATCGGAAACCGCGCGGTCTTTGGGAATGCGAGAGCAAAGATGAAAACCTTAAAGTCTGAATTGCTCAAACAGCCTGCCCTGTGGATGGTGGGTGTTATCTTAAGTCTGGAACATCTGCTGACAGTTTTTTTCTGGCTGACGGAAAGACCGTTGCTGCTGATTCTTTCCCCGTCCACACCGTCCGTGTGCTGGCCTCTGTTTTCACAATGTGAAACCTTCAAACCCAGTCCTGAAATATTGCAGATACTTCTGGCCACCTATGCCGTGCTGGCCTTGGCTTCAGCGGCGCTCTGGGGCCTTAAGAAAAAATCTCAAGGGGCCATCACGCTGCTATGGGTTCTTTTGTTCATTAAGTCCGCTTTCATTCTGCAGGACTATCGCCTGACCGGGAACTATCATTATATCCCCACTCTGTTGACGCTGGCATTTTTGCTGATCCCGGATCGTGCGCGCTCACTGCCGATGACTTTCTTCGTTCTCTATTTCACTGCCGGGTTACTAAAACTAAATCCGCAATGGCTGGGTGGCTCTTCCATCAACGAACGACTGTTCCCGTCGGTATTCACCGATCTGGGTGTCTGGTATGTCCTGGTGCTGGAGCTGGGCTTGATCTTTCTGCTTTTTGCGAAAAAGGACCGCTGGTTCTATTTCGTTTTTGCGCAGCTTGTATTGTTTCATCTGTATTCCTGGCATTTGACCCGGTTCTTCTATCCTTCGGTGATGCTGCTGCTTTTGGGAATCCCACTGGTCACCCGGCCGCTGGTGTCTGAATGGACTATTTCCGACACGTTCAAAAAAGTCTTCGCCACACGAAGCGCGGCAGTCCTGACCGTGATTTTCCTGTCTTTGCAACTGCCGCAGTATTATCTGCCGGGAGATGCCGCTTTAACGGGCGAAGGCCGTATGTATGCCTTGATCATGTATGATGGCCGTGTGCAGTGTGAACCCCATGTGACCTTATGGAAAAAAGATCAAAGCAAAGAAACCGTACCACTGACGCCACCCTGGCTGATGACCCGCACGGCTTGTGATCCGTTGGTTTATATGCGGTTGTCTGAACATATCTGCCAATGGGTGACCAAAGATCCAGCAGTTCTTCAGGCGGACCTGACGGTACCGGTCCGCTATCAAGGTGAAACCCAGTGGCAACCTTTGGTTTCCGCCACTGACATCTGTAAGAAGCCGCTGACCTATTCAAGCTTCTTCCCCAATTCGTGGATTGCGAAGTTTCAGAAGGACTTTCAGATAAATGGGTCCAAGTGACCTGCTTCATCACTGTTAAAAAAATTTATTCACAGATTTTGGGCACTTCTGTATGTAACTTGGCAAGAACGATGGCTTGTGCATAAACTAAGATCTATGCAGTCGTCATCCGGGCTCAGTCGCCATGCACGTTTTAAAATACTGAGTGAAAACATCAGTGCCATTATCGAAGAAGAAGGACTTCTGGTTCGTCCCTATGGGCACGCCACGCTTCCGTACTTCAATCTACTTTCCATCGAAGAACAAGAACGCGTCCTGAAAGACATCCTGACCTTCTTTCAAGTGTGCACCGATGTAAAATCCCAGGGCAGCAGTTTGAAAGACACCCGGCTGTTCACGGAAAAAGCGATCGCGCGTATTGGGGTGACCGCAGATCCGGCAATTCTGGATTTGATAGAACCCCATCATTTGATTGAGATTTACACTCAATCACAGACCCAGATTTTCCGCAGTCTGAAGTTTTTCGAAGTATGCAGCTATTCACTTGAGGATCTGTACTGCCGCAAGTGGTATCACCTGTACCAGCGCACCCCTGAAGATCAGGAAAAACTTGAGGCGGAAATAGGGCTTTATTATTCCAACAGCCCCCTGCGCACGATAAAAGGGACTGCTCCAGAACACACCATCCGAGCAACCACTTCGCTGGAGCGAAATGAAATCATTACGCAAATTCTGTGGTTCAGCCCTCTGTTTTCCAACACCAAAGAAGATTCCTACATCCTCACGGTGGCCACTAGCCGTCTTCCATAATATAGAATACTCCCGGAGGAGTTCCCATGACAGCTATAGCAAAGCTGGCGCTTTTGATTCTGGCGTTAGCCGCAAACATGGCCCATGCGACCAGTAAAAAAACCATCACTCTGATCACTCACGAGGCACCTCCCTATATGTCAGAATCTCTGCCCGATCAGGGGGCGGTTTTCTATGCCCTTCGCCAGGTCTTTAAAAAATCCGGTTTTGATCTGAAAGTCACCTTCGCCCCGTCCTGGGTGCGGGCCAAAATGAATGCCCTCAAAGACAAAGAGGTGGATGGCTACGCCCCTTTTCGCACAGTCGAAAATTCAGACGTATTTGAATTTTCAGATTTTGTGTTTGAAAGCCCCTGGGTCATTGCCGAACGCAAAGAAAAGCCCATCGTCTGGAACCACATGCGCGATCTGAGCAAATACGTCGCAGGGAATGTTCAAGGTGTGGAGTTGCGCCCCGGAGTCAAAGAACTGGCCGATCAAGGCCAGCTGAAGATCGAAACCACCACCAGCCAGAATAACAACATCCTGAAGCTCGCAACCAAACGGGTGGACTTTGTCTTTACTGACTTTTATGTCTTTCGCTATCTAATGGCAACTGATCCAAGTCTGAAACCATACCGGGCAAGACTGCAGCTGAATGCCAAGCCCATCGTCATTGAACGCTATGGTGCCGCCCTTAAAAAGTCGCCGCATTCGGCAGCTCTGATTAAAACCCTGAATGAAAATTCAGCAGAATTCAAAAAGCACATCGATGATTATCTGACACGCATTGAAAAAGAAAACGCCCACTAAAGGGCGTTTTTTTATTCCTGACTGTCGTCGTCGGATTCTGGTGTCGGCGCTGAGGAACTTTTTAACTCCTCCAAAGCCATTTCCGCCCGGGTTTTATAACCCTTTTTGCTGTTGCAGTCCTTACAGGACGGAACGCAATTGTTCTTGTTGGATTTGCCCCCGCGGGCGATCGGGATCAGGTGATCCATTGTGAGATCGGCCGGTTTGAAACGTTCACCGCAGTGATAACACAGACCTTTGCCCAGCTCCTGCTTCCACCATTGGCTTTGGCGCAGCTCGCGAGCCTTGGCTTTTTCACGTTTTTGATGCTCCGGAGGAGCCGCCGAAAAGAAGTAATCCATTGCCCCGGTTATAACGTATGAAACTGGACCTCGCAAGCCCCTGACTGAACTCAATTTTAGGCCCTTTCCAGCCGATATAACCATGTGATTTCTTTAAGGAGTGGGATGCTATGTCTGTAAAAACCTTTAAAAAAGGCGAAGTGATCTATAAAGACGGCGATAAAATTACGGCCGTTTATCTGATCCAATCCGGTGGTGCGAATCAATGTCTGATCCGCGGCAAGAAAACCATCGACCTTTTCCAACTGGGTTCTTCTCATATTCTTGGTGATCAGGTGATTCTGGGGCAAGCCACTCACCCCACGTCGGCTGTTGCAACCACTGAAACCAAGGTGCTGGAAATTCCGGTTGAAACTCTGAAACAGCAATACGAAGGCGCGCCACAAATGCTGAAGGTGATCATCAAATCCCTGGCAGACCGTCTGCGCCTGGCTATGAATGATGTTCGTTCCAGCAAGCTGGAAAAAGACTCGTCCCCTTGCCCTGAAGATCAGGTGGCGAAGGTGTACGGCGCGATCTTCCACACAGCCAATCACAAGGGTGACAGATCCCAGGCCGGTCGCGTGATTGTGGACTGGAACATGATGAAGCAATACTGCCAGCG is from Bdellovibrio bacteriovorus str. Tiberius and encodes:
- a CDS encoding HNH endonuclease; this translates as MDYFFSAAPPEHQKREKAKARELRQSQWWKQELGKGLCYHCGERFKPADLTMDHLIPIARGGKSNKNNCVPSCKDCNSKKGYKTRAEMALEELKSSSAPTPESDDDSQE
- a CDS encoding substrate-binding periplasmic protein — its product is MTAIAKLALLILALAANMAHATSKKTITLITHEAPPYMSESLPDQGAVFYALRQVFKKSGFDLKVTFAPSWVRAKMNALKDKEVDGYAPFRTVENSDVFEFSDFVFESPWVIAERKEKPIVWNHMRDLSKYVAGNVQGVELRPGVKELADQGQLKIETTTSQNNNILKLATKRVDFVFTDFYVFRYLMATDPSLKPYRARLQLNAKPIVIERYGAALKKSPHSAALIKTLNENSAEFKKHIDDYLTRIEKENAH
- a CDS encoding pentapeptide repeat-containing protein; translated protein: MKALTSYYLIICVVILGGYFLPHGHELFPAPKIRTLNFPSVEQTFNPALPVLAPGAVPQFPAAEIVLQENLFAPFVVLRDQDLSAKNLSKSNLSFADLRGANLKGTNLSQALLYGSQLDGALFDSGTRLPFSSETARSLGMREQR